A single Apostichopus japonicus isolate 1M-3 chromosome 11, ASM3797524v1, whole genome shotgun sequence DNA region contains:
- the LOC139976078 gene encoding uncharacterized protein — protein sequence MADATKLPYPILSLEGHLEPYQSWMIVILTIVLIIGVPGNVLVFAVYYSKTKKTSTHVFILTMAILDMFITIFSIARIVHWLYESSYETPYKCQGYQVFGSWSEFFSAFMTTTIAADRYFQICRPHFPMTIKKALLCSLIGLGISNMFSIPVAFLYGIEDNKCQITKDGLALYIPLTLAFACFIFLMVTALVLYTLVYLEVRKRFQNRAGSAIFVRPSESTAIDSERGQTTAVTHVGEAVRVIPKDKDTRGKHRESNGSKPVACSRRASVTFLGVKIERRSEGSAKVEVGRTEMTVGKKTKIDANVNPSSPMTTEIRNISKFATTEIGHVDKQYEDLMTAILETKVTSREDVVLRPGSSANNRRLSVSGAGANPLRSSGRTGRMLLLATVVFVGTWTARCIMWLITNTESEWWNDLRFENPHAFAFLTVLQHIYYTTPAINPVIYSFANPRFRSDSIRMLKDVKSWRNKVFPG from the coding sequence ATGGCGGATGCCACAAAACTTCCATATCCAATACTGTCTTTAGAAGGACATTTGGAACCTTATCAGAGCTGGATGATTGTCATTTTGACCATTGTTTTGATCATTGGAGTTCCGGGTAACGTGCTGGTGTTTGCGGTGTATTACTCCAAGACGAAGAAAACTAGCACTCATGTGTTTATTCTTACTATGGCCATTTTGGATATGTTCATCACCATATTCTCAATAGCTAGAATAGTCCATTGGCTATACGAAAGCTCATACGAAACGCCATACAAATGTCAAGGATACCAAGTGTTTGGATCTTGGAGTGAATTTTTCTCAGCATTCATGACAACCACTATCGCCGCGGAcagatattttcaaatttgtcgTCCGCATTTTCCGATGACGATAAAGAAAGCTCTTCTGTGCTCGCTAATAGGCCTAGGGATTTCAAACATGTTTAGTATACCGGTGGCATTCCTGTATGGGATCGAAGATAACAAATGCCAGATTACTAAAGACGGGTTGGCTCTGTACATACCGCTCACTCTGGCGTTCGCttgctttattttcttaatggTAACGGCGTTGGTACTTTATACTCTAGTTTACTTAGAGGTTAGAAAGAGATTTCAAAACCGGGCTGGTTCCGCGATATTTGTACGTCCCAGTGAGAGCACTGCTATTGATAGTGAGAGGGGACAGACGACAGCAGTTACCCATGTAGGTGAGGCGGTGCGTGTAATACCCAAAGACAAAGATACAAGGGGAAAACATCGAGAAAGCAATGGGAGCAAGCCCGTCGCTTGTAGTAGACGCGCATCGGTGACTTTCCTTGGAGTGAAAATTGAACGTAGGTCTGAGGGCAGTGCAAAAGTAGAAGTTGGGCGAACCGAAATGACAGTGGGAAAGAAAACGAAAATTGATGCGAACGTTAATCCGTCGTCTCCGATGACGACGGAGATTAGAAATATATCTAAATTTGCCACGACAGAAATTGGACATGTTGACAAACAATATGAAGACCTTATGACAGCGATACTAGAGACAAAGGTCACGAGTCGAGAAGACGTGGTTTTGAGACCTGGATCGTCCGCAAACAACAGAAGACTCTCGGTATCAGGAGCTGGTGCTAATCCGTTGCGATCCTCCGGAAGAACGGGGAGGATGTTATTGCTAGCCACGGTTGTGTTCGTTGGAACCTGGACAGCAAGATGCATCATGTGGCTGATAACTAACACAGAAAGCGAGTGGTGGAATGATCTACGTTTCGAAAATCCGCACGCCTTCGCGTTTCTAACAGTGTTACAACACATCTATTATACGACCCCTGCTATTAATCCAGTTATATACAGTTTTGCAAATCCAAGATTCCGGAGTGACAGTATAAGAATGCTAAAGGACGTGAAGTCGTGGCGTAATAAGGTGTTTCCAGGGTAA